From Penicillium psychrofluorescens genome assembly, chromosome: 6, one genomic window encodes:
- a CDS encoding uncharacterized protein (ID:PFLUO_008527-T1.cds;~source:funannotate) — MTDIICASTSLLYTSTSQLSAGEETFAMDKSPPIVFIARHGARLDAADKDWHLTSPTPYDPPLSYGGWIQSRALGARIASLLHAREFTGVEPSGTPPTSAQSNPKPAPSPSAQQYRIIIHTSPYLRCLQTAIALSAGIHQHRPGDDTPEVTSPTPGPAKPIPVDPRCLLRVDAVLGEWLSPDYFEQITPPPSSERMVAAAKAELLRRGEGITAGVDKSARSSSGHFPGGWSNHSNPISSASDDDIHRLTGHDSSQSLSQQGPRQRASTYGTLPPIETARGQSTLSRINTDLSPSLDVAYVPPTPGYAVSASDPIPTGYVTHARDACTQIDYQWDSMRPPQSWGTGGEYGEEWSTMHERVHTGFKRMVDWYPEHSPSASNLSHYSQSAHGIQAQPEPQTVLVIVTHGADCNALISSLSGRSTFLDIGTASLTMAVRRDRGIDQSSSTLDGTSDSSSRPRKDGSVAQEYVLQLMASTDHLRPGVNPSQIASLASPSAPQHPLSAPPIPTYRNRLGSRPSLLPGAFPIGSTSGSASSSRGWTLASRPLTGPRGASGLWGSIPSPADKVDDDTEEDFVPNFGDKRTTSQDSHGPEPTGNSRWAQQVPHRALSQRGLWGSAPTLEDRDTGMKRRWTVAEQKL, encoded by the exons ATGACT GACATTATTTGCGCGAGCACGTCACTGCTTTACACCAGCACGTCACAGCTGTCAGCAGGCGAAGAGACCTTCGCAATGGATAAATCACCACCGATCGTGTTCATCGCCCG GCATGGCGCGCGTCTTGATGCCGCGGACAAGGACTGGCATCTCACCTCCCCAACACCCTACGATCCACCTCTCTCCTACGGTGGCTGGATTCAGTCTCGCGCGCTTGGCGCTCGGATTGCGAGCCTCTTGCACGCTCGTGAATTCACAGGCGTAGAGCCCTCGGGCACTCCTCCGACCTCGGCCCAGTCAAATCCCAAACCGGCCCCGTCCCCATCGGCCCAACAATACAGAATCATCATCCACACATCTCCCTATTTACGATGTCTCCAAACGGCCATCGCGCTCAGTGCCGGCATTCACCAGCATCGCCCCGGTGATGACACACCGGAAGTGACCAGTCCGACTCCTGGCCCCGCGAAACCCATTCCCGTCGATCCTCGCTGTCTTCTGCGCGTGGACGCTGTGCTTGGTGAATGGCTCTCTCCGGATTATTTCGAGCAAATCACACCACCCCCCAGCTCCGAGCGCATGGTGGCGGCTGCCAAGGCAGAACTGCTGCGTCGCGGGGAAGGCATCACGGCCGGCGTCGATAAATCCGCTCGTTCATCGTCAGGACATTTTCCCGGAGGCTGGAGCAATCACTCAAACCCCATCTCTTCGGCTagtgatgatgatatccaccGCTTGACGGGCCACGACTCTTCTCAGTCCTTGTCCCAGCAAGGCCCGCGACAGCGTGCCAGCACCTACGGTACCCTTCCCCCCATAGAGACGGCCCGCGGTCAGAGTACGCTGAGTCGCATTAACACGGATCTGTCGCCTTCTCTTGATGTCGCGTACGTGCCCCCGACACCTGGCTATGCCGTCTCCGCGTCGGACCCCATCCCGACAGGATATGTTACGCATGCGCGAGACGCTTGCACCCAAATCGATTACCAATGGGACAGCATGCGCCCGCCGCAAAGTTGGGGCACAGGTGGTGAGTACGGTGAGGAGTGGAGCACGATGCATGAACGAGTACACACCGGTTTTAAACGGATGGTGGATTGGTACCCAGAACACTCGCCGTCCGCTTCCAATCTCTCGCATTATTCGCAGTCGGCCCATGGCATTCAAGCTCAACCTGAGCCACAAACGGTTCTGGTCATCGTCACCCACGGCGCTGACTGTAAtgccttgatcagctcgCTGAGCGGTCGCTCGACCTTTCTCGATATCGGGACGGcctctctcaccatggcagTGCGCCGGGACCGAGGGATTGACCAATCTTCCTCCACATTGGACGGTACCAGTGACTCGTCCAGCCGTCCTCGGAAGGATGGGTCGGTCGCGCAGGAGTATGTCCTGCAGCTCATGGCGTCGACCGACCACCTGCGTCCGGGTGTCAACCCATCTCAGATCGCATCGCTAGCATCTCCATCCGCTCCCCAGCATCCACTCTCGGCACCTCCGATTCCGACATATCGCAACCGTCTGGGCTCCCGCCCATCCCTTCTCCCGGGCGCATTCCCGATCGGGTCGACCTCGGGGTCCGCCAGCAGTTCCCGCGGCTGGACTCTTGCTTCGCGCCCATTGACCGGTCCACGGGGTGCGTCGGGCCTTTGGGGCTCAATTCCGTCGCCGGCCGATAAAGTGGACGACGACACCGAGGAAGACTTTGTACCCAATTTTGGTGATAAGCGAACCACGAGCCAGGACTCCCATGGCCCCGAGCCGACCGGCAATTCTAGATGGGCCCAGCAAGTACCGCACCGGGCGCTCTCCCAACGGGGCCTGTGGGGAAGTGCGCCGACCCTAGAAGACCGCGACACGGGGATGAAGCGCAGGTGGACGGTAGCGGAACAAAAGCTGTGA
- a CDS encoding uncharacterized protein (ID:PFLUO_008528-T1.cds;~source:funannotate), with translation MSYIDGDGLSVTYASDRTGSPDLRLIHYNDVYHVESGSAEPVGGVSRFQSLVNYYCSHPRFAGQPDILTFFSGDAFNPSIESTITKGRHMVPFLNKAGTSVACVGNHDLDFGVAQFRHLSSQCQFPWLLANVLDPALGQGVPIANCGKTCMLTSSNGIKVGVIGLGEREWLGTINALPPDLIYQSASQTARELAPALREQGADLIVAVTHQREPNDHKLAKNLPHGLVDIILGGHDHFYAHTVVNGTHVLRSGTDFKQLSYIEVFRKPDGESGWDFNIVRRDVVRSIPEDPASLAMVSRLTSSLQAKLEKPVGYTVTALDGRFSTVRQRESNLGNFVCDLMRFYHSADCAMMAGGTIRGDQIYSPGILRLKDLLNCFPFEDPVVLLRLRGQAILDALENGVSQLPALEGRFPQVSSIAFGYTLSAPPGSRITFARIGGEPIHLQRNYVLATRGYMARGKDGFSSLLVQSEGGGAEEIVCEENGVLISTILRQYFLSLKVLGKWHRWSASLNRHWSSVHRNLHGEGWLKPPSATSSPVSEKPRRRLDGRPKLQRTAKCAYYYGRFPNDDEADMAVPAANGTNVDAMDSDSDEDPEILTSPRPTINYVTLPARSSAEEEYRLQLARRVVRKWMRLTGLHPTTLNPMDGEGEFTPAWTSGISPRLEGRIVVE, from the exons ATGTCCTACATTGACGGCGACGGTCTTTCCGTCACGTATGCTTCCGACCGAACTGGCTCCCCGGATCTGCGGCTGATCCACTACAATGATGTCTACCACGTCGA ATCTGGATCTGCAGAACCCGTCGGTGGTGTCTCTCGTTTCCAATCCCTCGTGAACTACTACTGCTCACATCCTCGGTTCGCGGGGCAGCCCGACATCCTGACATTCTTCTCCGGCGATGCCTTCAACCCGAGCATCGAAAGCACGATTACCAAGGGCAGACACATGGTCCCGTTTCTGAATAAAGCAGGCACCAGTGTGGCGTGTGTGGGT AATCATGATCTCGATTTTGGAGTGGCACAATTCCGGCACCTATCAAGCCAGTGTCAGTTCCCTTGGCTACTGGCCAATGTCCTCGATCCAGCATTGGGGCAAGGCGTTCCAATCGCCAACTGCGGTAAGACGTGCATGTTGACATCGTCGAATGGAATCAAGGTGGGCGTGATTGGACTCGGAGAAAGGGAATG GCTTGGAACCATTAACGCTCTTCCGCCGGATTTGATCTACCAATCTGCCTCTCAGACTGCTCGAGAGCTCGCACCAGCTCTTCGAGAACAGGGGGCGGACCTCATCGTCGCCGTCACTCACCAACGGGAACCCAACGACCACAAGCTGGCGAAGAACCTACCACATGGTCTTGTCGATATCATCCTCGGAGGGCATGATCACTTTTATGCCCATACTGTCGTCAACGGTACTCACGTCCTGCGTTCCGGAACCGATTTCAAGCAGTTGAGCTACATTGAGGTTTTCCGAAAACCAGACGGGGAATCCGGGTGGGACTTCAACATTGTTCGTCGGGACGTGGTTCGCTCGATCCCTGAAGACCCCGCCTcgttggccatggtctccCGGCTCACATCTAGCCTGCAGGCGAAGCTGGAGAAACCGGTCGGGTATACCGTCACCGCGCTTGACGGCCGTTTTTCAACTGTGCGACAGCGAGAGTCCAACCTTGGCAACTTTGTTTGCGACTTGATGCGGTTCTATCACTCGGCAGACTGCGCAATGATGGCCGGTGGCACCATCCGCGGCGACCAGATCTACTCACCGGGTATTTTACGGCTTAAAGACCTTCTGAATTGCTTCCCTTTCGAAGACCCGGTGGTCTTGCTGCGCTTGCGGGGCCAGGCGATCCTAGACGCGCTCGAAAACGGAGTGAGTCAACTTCCCGCGCTCGAGGGACGATTCCCCCAGGTATCAAGCATTGCCTTTGGGTATACGCTCTCGGCTCCTCCGGGTTCACGCATCACATTCGCCCGCATCGGAGGCGAGCCCATTCATCTACAACGTAACTACGTCTTGGCCACGCGAGGGTACATGGCGCGTGGCAAGGACGGATTCTCATCTCTGCTGGTTCAGTCCGAGGGAGGCGGGGCGGAAGAGATCGTATGCGAGGAAAACGGCGTGCTGATCAGCACGATTTTGCGCCAGTATTTCCTCAGTCTGAAAGTGCTCGGCAAATGGCACCGCTGGAGTGCGAGTCTCAACCGACACTGGAGCTCTGTGCACCGTAACCTGCACGGCGAGGGCTGGCTGAAACCACCATCTGCGACGTCATCGCCCGTGTCCGAAAAGCCGCGCCGACGACTGGATGGTCGGCCAAAGTTGCAACGGACGGCTAAATGTGCTTATTATTACGGGAGATTCCCGAACGACGACGAGGCTGATATGGCAGTCCCGGCGGCCAACGGGACCAATGTGGATGCCATGGACTCAGACTCGGACGAGGACCCGGAGATTCTCACGTCGCCACGACCAACGATCAACTACGTCACGCTGCCAGCGCGATCCTCTGCAGAGGAGGAGTATCGACTGCAGCTGGCGCGGCGAGTGGTTCGCAAATGGATGCGCCTTACCGGGCTGCACCCAACGACACTAAATCCAATGGATGGTGAAGGCGAGTTTACGCCTGCTTGGACATCAGGGATCTCGCCCCGTCTGGAAGGGCGGATTGTGGTGGAGTGA